A section of the Bacteroidota bacterium genome encodes:
- a CDS encoding YCF48-related protein gives MKKVIGFSLALVVVAFGVISMLSLNSCRQRVTTEFDTVYVQSPDWDDSLWVYRQSGTTEDLIISEFLSPQLGFVGGDGGTVLRSIDSGTTWARLATVPVSSESGTGVYGIHFFDATNGLAAGDGYNVWRTNDGGHTWSAIPISTSYNLRCMAFASPTVGILGTADAYSTPPGSNGELWRTSDGGATWNRVLSISTGSFYHIRFLSATYGIALGKFGTSYWTTDAGQTWNRSANDVPQYQITRSTFLNAQTGFACGILQQTDGSADPTGGALLRTDDAGQTWSTISHLQYPVQGIASGAAGILTAAGYAGNVLESTDQGATWPHATLGSARWIDVNYATPQRTIMIGANGHIATRDR, from the coding sequence ATGAAGAAGGTCATTGGTTTCTCGCTCGCGCTGGTCGTTGTGGCATTCGGGGTCATCTCGATGCTAAGTCTGAATAGCTGCCGCCAGCGAGTCACGACGGAGTTTGATACCGTGTACGTCCAAAGCCCTGATTGGGATGATTCACTGTGGGTCTATCGTCAATCGGGTACAACCGAAGACCTGATTATCAGCGAGTTTCTGAGTCCACAGCTTGGATTCGTGGGCGGCGATGGCGGTACCGTGCTTCGCAGCATCGACAGTGGTACGACCTGGGCAAGGCTCGCAACGGTCCCGGTCTCCTCCGAATCCGGAACGGGCGTCTATGGCATCCACTTTTTTGATGCCACCAACGGACTTGCCGCCGGTGATGGATATAATGTGTGGCGCACCAATGATGGCGGCCATACGTGGTCCGCGATTCCGATCAGCACCAGCTACAATTTGCGTTGCATGGCATTTGCCTCGCCGACCGTCGGCATTCTCGGCACGGCGGATGCCTATTCCACACCACCAGGCTCCAACGGTGAACTCTGGAGGACCTCTGATGGTGGAGCAACCTGGAACCGCGTCCTCAGTATTTCGACTGGTTCATTTTATCACATCCGATTTTTGTCGGCGACCTATGGCATCGCGCTTGGCAAATTCGGTACCTCATACTGGACGACCGACGCGGGACAAACCTGGAATCGTTCGGCCAACGATGTGCCGCAATACCAAATCACGCGTTCGACATTCCTGAACGCACAGACGGGCTTCGCGTGTGGCATTCTGCAACAGACAGATGGAAGTGCCGATCCAACAGGCGGCGCATTGCTCCGGACCGACGATGCGGGACAAACATGGAGCACGATTTCGCATTTGCAGTATCCCGTGCAGGGCATCGCCTCGGGAGCTGCCGGGATCCTCACTGCCGCAGGCTATGCGGGTAATGTGCTCGAATCGACGGATCAGGGCGCCACCTGGCCACACGCTACGCTCGGCTCGGCACGCTGGATCGATGTGAACTACGCCACACCACAGCGCACGATCATGATCGGTGCCAACGGACATATCGCAACCAGAGATCGATAG
- the mnmA gene encoding tRNA 2-thiouridine(34) synthase MnmA — translation MARVLLGMSGGVDSSVAAALLREEGHDVIGMTIKTYNYEDIGGNLNNDTSCCSLDGINDARRVAARLKIPHYVTDMTEEFGREIIQYFTETYLAGETPNPCVKCNREIKWAAMLRKADQLSCEYIATGHYAHLRNEDGRMILSKSADTTKDQTYALWSVREEHLHRTLFPLQKYTKAEARLVAEKYQLSVAKKHESYEICFVQDNDYRRFLKDRVSAAKIIAPRAGAFVLKGETVGQHDGLPFYTIGQRKGLGLSIPSHPAPLYVTGLDVLNNHVHLGDDDDLLSSQLVAHHLNLIKYDALPSAGLRVTAKIRYKDEGALATAIPVAGDRMRVIFDEPRRAITPGQSVALYEGDDLIGGGIIEKSELI, via the coding sequence ATGGCAAGAGTATTACTCGGAATGTCGGGTGGTGTGGATTCCTCCGTGGCGGCAGCGCTGCTCCGCGAGGAAGGCCACGACGTGATCGGCATGACCATCAAGACCTACAATTACGAGGACATCGGCGGCAACCTCAATAATGATACATCGTGCTGCTCGCTCGATGGCATCAACGATGCCCGCCGCGTGGCCGCCCGACTGAAGATCCCGCATTATGTCACCGATATGACCGAGGAATTCGGTCGCGAGATCATTCAGTATTTTACCGAGACCTATCTTGCCGGTGAGACACCGAATCCTTGTGTGAAGTGCAACCGTGAAATAAAATGGGCGGCGATGCTCCGCAAGGCAGACCAGTTAAGCTGCGAGTATATCGCGACAGGGCACTACGCACATCTCCGCAACGAGGACGGTCGCATGATCCTCTCGAAGTCCGCCGATACGACCAAGGATCAGACGTATGCGCTCTGGTCGGTGCGTGAGGAGCATTTGCACCGCACGCTGTTTCCACTGCAGAAATATACAAAGGCTGAAGCACGACTTGTTGCGGAGAAGTACCAGCTTTCCGTTGCGAAAAAGCACGAGAGCTACGAGATTTGTTTCGTGCAGGATAATGACTACCGCCGGTTCCTCAAGGATCGGGTCAGTGCAGCCAAGATAATCGCACCACGCGCGGGCGCTTTTGTACTCAAGGGTGAGACGGTCGGACAGCACGACGGTCTTCCATTCTACACAATCGGACAGCGGAAGGGACTGGGCCTGAGTATTCCTTCACATCCTGCGCCGCTTTACGTTACGGGTCTCGACGTACTCAATAATCATGTCCATCTCGGAGATGATGACGATTTACTGTCGAGTCAACTCGTGGCCCATCACTTGAATCTCATTAAGTACGACGCCTTGCCGAGTGCGGGTTTGCGTGTTACCGCAAAGATCCGATACAAGGACGAGGGTGCGCTCGCAACGGCAATTCCAGTTGCCGGCGACCGCATGCGCGTGATCTTCGATGAACCACGACGCGCCATCACACCGGGGCAATCGGTCGCACTCTATGAAGGTGACGATCTCATCGGTGGTGGTATTATCGAAAAAAGTGAATTAATATGA
- a CDS encoding acyl-CoA carboxylase subunit beta, giving the protein MADQAIAQTTKDTLARYRTEALQGGGSKRIEDQHRKGKLTARERLELLLDSGSFEEFDMFARHRSTDFGLEKQRPLGDGVVTGCGRINGRFVYVFSQDFTVFGGSLSESHAEKIVKVMEMAMKTGAPIIGLNDSGGARIQEGVVSLGGYADIFLLNTLASGVVPQISAVLGPCAGGAVYSPAITDFVFMVEGTSYMFVTGPNVVKTVTHEDVTSEALGGADTHAQKSGVAHFAVPNELDCINGIRTLMSFLPQNNREKTPRSVSDDDPTRVCTATQDIIPDSPNKPYDMHVVIEDVADKGSFFEVHRDFATNIIVGFARLDGEAIGIVANQPLSMAGVLDIDSSTKGARFVRFCDAFNIPIVVFEDVPGFLPGTDQEWRGIIRHGAKLLYAFAEATVPKVTVITRKAYGGAYDVMNSKHIRGDINYAWPTAEIAVMGPKGAVEIIFKKEIEEARVAGGDPAAKAREEELTNEYRTRFANPFIAAERGYIDDVIEPEETRIRLIRALKMLATKQDTNPWKKHGNIPL; this is encoded by the coding sequence ATGGCCGATCAGGCAATCGCTCAGACCACCAAAGATACTCTCGCCCGCTACCGCACCGAAGCCCTTCAGGGTGGCGGATCAAAGCGCATTGAAGACCAGCATCGTAAAGGAAAGCTGACGGCCCGCGAGCGGCTCGAACTGCTGCTCGACTCTGGCAGCTTCGAAGAGTTCGACATGTTCGCCCGACATCGATCGACGGATTTCGGTCTTGAAAAACAGCGGCCGCTCGGCGATGGCGTTGTGACCGGCTGCGGACGCATTAACGGTCGCTTCGTCTACGTTTTCAGTCAGGATTTTACCGTGTTCGGTGGCTCATTATCCGAGTCTCACGCGGAAAAGATCGTGAAGGTCATGGAAATGGCGATGAAGACCGGCGCGCCGATCATCGGCCTGAATGACTCAGGCGGAGCGCGCATTCAGGAAGGCGTTGTTTCGCTCGGAGGCTATGCAGATATTTTTCTTCTGAATACGTTGGCCTCTGGCGTGGTGCCGCAAATTTCTGCCGTGCTTGGCCCATGCGCAGGCGGCGCAGTGTATTCTCCTGCGATTACCGATTTTGTTTTCATGGTCGAGGGCACCAGTTACATGTTCGTCACAGGGCCGAACGTGGTGAAGACCGTGACACACGAGGATGTAACAAGTGAAGCGCTTGGCGGTGCGGATACGCATGCGCAGAAATCGGGCGTGGCGCACTTTGCGGTGCCGAACGAACTTGATTGTATCAATGGCATTCGGACGCTCATGAGCTTCCTTCCACAGAACAATCGTGAGAAGACACCGCGCTCAGTCAGTGATGATGATCCGACGCGCGTTTGCACTGCAACGCAGGATATCATTCCCGACTCGCCGAACAAGCCATACGACATGCACGTCGTGATCGAAGATGTTGCCGACAAAGGGAGCTTCTTCGAAGTCCACCGCGATTTTGCGACGAACATCATCGTTGGCTTTGCGCGATTAGATGGCGAAGCAATCGGCATCGTAGCGAACCAACCACTCTCGATGGCGGGCGTGCTCGATATTGATTCCAGCACAAAGGGCGCGCGCTTCGTCCGGTTCTGCGATGCGTTCAACATTCCGATCGTGGTCTTCGAGGACGTTCCGGGATTCCTGCCCGGCACCGATCAGGAGTGGCGTGGCATCATTCGTCACGGCGCAAAGCTGCTCTATGCCTTTGCGGAAGCGACGGTGCCAAAGGTAACGGTCATCACGCGCAAAGCCTACGGCGGTGCGTATGACGTGATGAACTCCAAGCACATTCGCGGTGACATTAATTATGCGTGGCCAACGGCAGAGATCGCGGTCATGGGTCCTAAAGGCGCAGTAGAAATTATTTTCAAGAAAGAGATTGAAGAGGCCCGCGTCGCTGGAGGCGATCCCGCCGCCAAGGCCCGCGAGGAAGAGCTAACGAACGAGTACCGCACGCGCTTCGCCAATCCCTTCATCGCAGCCGAGCGCGGATACATCGACGATGTAATCGAGCCGGAAGAAACCCGCATCCGCCTCATCCGCGCACTCAAGATGCTCGCGACAAAGCAAGATACGAACCCATGGAAGAAGCATGGGAATATACCCCTCTAA
- the hemA gene encoding glutamyl-tRNA reductase translates to MPQSLISVSISHHRAPVEVRERLHLKEPEARALLERMKPEIAREALIVSTCNRTELYALPVSEQVSSEYLIDFLLGAKGIPHAEVGAYRDYFERMSYCDSILHLFRVASGTDSQIIGDQQILSQVKDAFRIATESGASGSILTKLAHAAFRAAKRVISETSLMTGAATISFAAVELSRKIYDDLRSRRVLIIGAGESAELVAKHFAERGVRSLTVANRTLERATTLLANATEGEGRAIELAQLPEALSSSDIVVSATSASGFVLTKEMVQAALKKRESSSPLVLVDIAVPRDIDPETRRLPNVFLKDIDDLRAMVDQNLERRKLEIPKAETIVREELDHFLQTLSKLEVGPTIKELREKFEAVRREELDRHRAKLDEKSFAMMDEMTRRMMNRLLHQPMVTLKEPAGAGRTYGARQPSNDDMMTRIEIVRKLFALDGNGEE, encoded by the coding sequence GTGCCGCAATCGCTCATATCGGTCAGTATTTCGCATCACCGGGCGCCGGTCGAGGTGCGGGAACGGCTGCATCTCAAAGAGCCGGAAGCGCGTGCACTGCTGGAGCGGATGAAACCTGAAATTGCCCGGGAAGCACTCATCGTTTCGACCTGCAACCGTACCGAGCTGTATGCCTTACCAGTTTCCGAGCAGGTTTCCAGCGAGTACCTCATCGATTTCTTACTTGGGGCCAAAGGGATTCCTCATGCGGAGGTCGGGGCCTATCGCGATTACTTCGAGCGCATGTCCTATTGCGACTCGATCCTGCATCTTTTTCGAGTGGCCAGCGGTACCGATTCGCAGATCATTGGCGATCAGCAAATTCTTTCGCAGGTCAAGGATGCGTTTCGCATCGCGACCGAATCCGGCGCATCCGGCAGCATCCTGACCAAGCTGGCCCATGCTGCGTTCCGGGCAGCCAAGCGCGTCATTTCCGAGACTTCGCTCATGACTGGCGCTGCAACGATCTCCTTCGCGGCCGTCGAGCTTTCCCGAAAAATTTACGACGATCTTCGCTCCCGCCGGGTGCTCATTATTGGTGCCGGCGAGAGTGCTGAACTCGTCGCGAAGCACTTTGCCGAGCGTGGCGTGCGCTCGCTGACTGTTGCGAATCGGACGCTTGAGCGTGCAACGACGTTGCTCGCTAATGCCACGGAAGGCGAAGGCCGCGCGATCGAACTGGCCCAGTTGCCGGAAGCTCTCTCGTCGTCCGATATTGTCGTCAGCGCGACGTCCGCATCTGGTTTTGTTCTGACCAAGGAGATGGTCCAAGCCGCGCTCAAAAAACGCGAGTCATCGAGTCCACTCGTGCTGGTCGATATTGCTGTCCCACGCGACATCGATCCCGAAACGCGCCGGCTGCCGAACGTCTTCCTGAAGGACATCGACGATCTCCGCGCCATGGTCGATCAGAACCTGGAGCGCCGCAAACTCGAAATTCCGAAGGCCGAAACGATTGTTCGCGAAGAACTCGATCATTTTCTCCAGACGCTCTCCAAGCTCGAAGTTGGACCGACCATCAAGGAGCTTCGCGAGAAGTTCGAAGCCGTCCGCCGCGAAGAGCTCGACCGCCACCGAGCCAAATTGGACGAGAAGTCATTCGCCATGATGGACGAAATGACTCGCCGCATGATGAATCGGTTGCTCCACCAGCCCATGGTGACCCTGAAGGAGCCGGCTGGCGCAGGCCGCACCTACGGTGCTCGCCAGCCTTCGAACGACGACATGATGACCCGTATCGAGATTGTCCGAAAGCTATTCGCGCTCGATGGCAACGGCGAGGAGTAG
- a CDS encoding DUF952 domain-containing protein: MTRIYHFITKSDLDQHLDAKVFRVPSLAGQGFIHCSKIDQVLDVANYIAPYSEEMLLLEIDEAKVLPEIRYENLEGGERLFPHIYGPLNRDAILAIHPLDWDGEDGYQLPEVLRNDLA, from the coding sequence ATGACCCGCATCTATCACTTCATCACCAAATCCGATCTCGATCAACACCTCGATGCGAAAGTATTTCGGGTCCCTTCGTTGGCAGGTCAAGGCTTCATCCATTGCTCGAAGATCGATCAGGTTTTGGATGTTGCGAATTACATAGCACCCTACAGCGAGGAAATGCTGCTTTTGGAGATTGACGAGGCGAAAGTCTTGCCGGAAATCCGATATGAGAACCTGGAGGGCGGCGAGCGGCTCTTCCCGCATATCTATGGTCCGCTCAACCGGGATGCGATCCTGGCCATTCACCCACTGGACTGGGATGGCGAAGATGGTTATCAACTACCGGAAGTCCTCCGAAACGATTTGGCGTAA